In Pectinophora gossypiella chromosome 5, ilPecGoss1.1, whole genome shotgun sequence, a genomic segment contains:
- the LOC126367174 gene encoding uncharacterized protein LOC126367174 isoform X1, whose amino-acid sequence MMELPHYLFLLARASLSNLHRLSMEPPQSPKFNVPLWQPWVSSPQKESPSTASSGESEGDRTLSPEAPRAQPKELTGKWRRERRSARLPDYRPRENGKMALRSQSFNERRSVAAVARAQPHSDGDLSDEVDEAANLAINGKGAPPEYPGKHEAPIDMRLRSRPAPPPYTRPSVITKSNDAPPSSMSMCDPVIDEHFRRSLGDDYMNLFKKNNAESQDAQPGPKPNTKDRASSPIQFKNEEPPKPTKIIAMDVDDANLSVDDHFAKALGDTWRQIQTSRLKETQKTDKTNGGVDDHFSKALGDTWKKIQSSKFEEDKSKEQTTKIISRSGVVI is encoded by the exons ATGATGGAACTACCACATTATCTGTTTCTTCTGGCGCGGGCTTCGTTAAGCAATCTACATCGTCTTTCTATGGAACCCCCTCAGTCACCCAAATTCAATGTCCCTCTGTGGCAGCCGTGGGTTTCTTCTCCTCAGAAAG AGAGCCCAAGCACGGCGTCGAGCGGTGAATCGGAGGGAGATAGGACCTTGTCTCCAGAAGCGCCGCGTGCGCAACCTAAGGAGCTGACTGGAAAATGGCGGCGGGAGCGAAGATCCGCGCGCTTGCCTGACTACAGGCCAAG AGAGAATGGCAAGATGGCGTTGCGATCGCAGTCGTTCAACGAGCGACGTAGCGTGGCCGCGGTGGCGCGCGCGCAGCCTCACAGCGACGGAGATCTTTCCGACGAAGTTGATGAAGCTGCTAACTTGGCCATCAATGGAAAAG GAGCCCCACCAGAGTACCCAGGCAAGCATGAAGCGCCGATCGACATGCGGCTGCGGTCACGGCCGGCGCCTCCGCCCTACACAAGGCCTTCAGTCATCACCAAGAGCAACGACGCCCCGCCAA GTTCGATGTCCATGTGCGACCCGGTGATAGACGAGCATTTCCGGCGCTCGCTCGGCGACGACTACATGAACCTGTTCAAGAAGAACAACGCGGAGAGCCAAGACGCACAGCCCGGCCCCAAACCCAACACCAAGGACCGCGCCAGCAGCCCCATCCAGTTCAAAAACGAGGAACCGCCCAAACCCACCAAAATAATCGCAATGGACGTCGACGACGCAAACCTCTCTGTAGACGACCACTTCGCTAAGGCCCTCGGCGACACCTGGAGGCAAATACAAACCTCAAGGTTAAAAGAAACCCAGAAAACAGACAAAACCAACGGCGGCGTCGACGACCACTTCAGCAAAGCCCTCGGCGACACATGGAAAAAAATTCAATCCTCAAAATTCGAGGAGGACAAATCTAAAGAACAAACGACGAAAATTATCTCAAGGAGTGGCGTcgtaatataa
- the LOC126367174 gene encoding transcription cofactor vestigial-like protein 4 isoform X2: protein MEKVETPLDVLSRAATMVQPCPAYPASDSDSFESPSTASSGESEGDRTLSPEAPRAQPKELTGKWRRERRSARLPDYRPRENGKMALRSQSFNERRSVAAVARAQPHSDGDLSDEVDEAANLAINGKGAPPEYPGKHEAPIDMRLRSRPAPPPYTRPSVITKSNDAPPSSMSMCDPVIDEHFRRSLGDDYMNLFKKNNAESQDAQPGPKPNTKDRASSPIQFKNEEPPKPTKIIAMDVDDANLSVDDHFAKALGDTWRQIQTSRLKETQKTDKTNGGVDDHFSKALGDTWKKIQSSKFEEDKSKEQTTKIISRSGVVI from the exons AGAGCCCAAGCACGGCGTCGAGCGGTGAATCGGAGGGAGATAGGACCTTGTCTCCAGAAGCGCCGCGTGCGCAACCTAAGGAGCTGACTGGAAAATGGCGGCGGGAGCGAAGATCCGCGCGCTTGCCTGACTACAGGCCAAG AGAGAATGGCAAGATGGCGTTGCGATCGCAGTCGTTCAACGAGCGACGTAGCGTGGCCGCGGTGGCGCGCGCGCAGCCTCACAGCGACGGAGATCTTTCCGACGAAGTTGATGAAGCTGCTAACTTGGCCATCAATGGAAAAG GAGCCCCACCAGAGTACCCAGGCAAGCATGAAGCGCCGATCGACATGCGGCTGCGGTCACGGCCGGCGCCTCCGCCCTACACAAGGCCTTCAGTCATCACCAAGAGCAACGACGCCCCGCCAA GTTCGATGTCCATGTGCGACCCGGTGATAGACGAGCATTTCCGGCGCTCGCTCGGCGACGACTACATGAACCTGTTCAAGAAGAACAACGCGGAGAGCCAAGACGCACAGCCCGGCCCCAAACCCAACACCAAGGACCGCGCCAGCAGCCCCATCCAGTTCAAAAACGAGGAACCGCCCAAACCCACCAAAATAATCGCAATGGACGTCGACGACGCAAACCTCTCTGTAGACGACCACTTCGCTAAGGCCCTCGGCGACACCTGGAGGCAAATACAAACCTCAAGGTTAAAAGAAACCCAGAAAACAGACAAAACCAACGGCGGCGTCGACGACCACTTCAGCAAAGCCCTCGGCGACACATGGAAAAAAATTCAATCCTCAAAATTCGAGGAGGACAAATCTAAAGAACAAACGACGAAAATTATCTCAAGGAGTGGCGTcgtaatataa